Proteins found in one Micromonospora sp. WMMD1082 genomic segment:
- a CDS encoding TcmI family type II polyketide cyclase translates to MSRLVIVNRIIPGAEGRVAQIFAESDETELPSLTGLRHRSLYCLHDLCVHLMETDDVGADALAAARNHPLYRQVNERLSAHTSPYLPTWRSPRDAIANCFYRWDGADVPAPRPAG, encoded by the coding sequence ATGAGCCGTCTAGTGATCGTCAACAGGATCATCCCGGGCGCGGAGGGACGCGTCGCGCAGATCTTCGCCGAGTCCGACGAGACTGAGTTGCCCAGCCTGACCGGGCTACGCCACCGCTCCCTGTACTGCCTGCACGATCTGTGCGTACACCTCATGGAGACCGACGACGTCGGCGCGGACGCCCTCGCGGCGGCCCGCAACCACCCGCTGTACCGGCAGGTCAACGAGCGGCTGTCCGCGCACACCTCGCCGTACCTGCCGACCTGGCGCTCGCCGCGCGACGCGATAGCCAACTGCTTCTACCGCTGGGACGGCGCGGACGTTCCCGCGCCGCGCCCCGCCGGCTGA
- a CDS encoding BTAD domain-containing putative transcriptional regulator — MTADPPTLTTGQRRDAEVGLHLLGGFRLRHGDAPVVVPRGLQRVIALIGLRPGATRAHLAGLLWPEAAEERALSSLRTALWRLRQDPYCPLTTAADTVRLDPLVRVDVDRLVDTAGRVRDGQAPADAAEALAAGRHDLLPGWYDDWVLADRERLRQLRLHMLEQVAGQHLAAGRHGEALEAALEAMAAEPLRETPHRLVVRIHLAEGNAFEAVHAFYVYRDLLLRELRLEPSPAMSALLAETLEPIRRASRPTNGAHRHLVTRATFPAR, encoded by the coding sequence GTGACCGCCGATCCGCCCACCCTCACCACGGGCCAGCGCCGCGACGCCGAGGTGGGCCTGCACCTGCTCGGTGGCTTCCGGCTGAGGCACGGCGACGCCCCCGTGGTGGTGCCCCGGGGCCTGCAACGGGTCATCGCCCTGATCGGGCTGCGCCCCGGCGCCACCCGGGCCCACCTCGCCGGGCTGCTCTGGCCGGAGGCCGCGGAGGAACGGGCCCTCTCCTCGCTGCGCACCGCGCTGTGGCGGCTGCGCCAGGACCCCTACTGCCCGCTGACCACCGCCGCCGACACCGTCCGCCTCGACCCGCTGGTCCGGGTCGACGTCGACCGGCTCGTCGACACGGCCGGCCGGGTCCGCGACGGCCAGGCACCGGCCGACGCCGCGGAAGCGCTCGCCGCCGGCCGGCACGACCTGCTCCCCGGCTGGTACGACGACTGGGTGCTGGCCGACCGCGAACGGCTGCGCCAGCTCCGGCTGCACATGCTGGAACAGGTGGCCGGCCAGCATCTGGCCGCCGGGCGGCACGGCGAGGCGCTGGAGGCGGCACTGGAGGCGATGGCCGCCGAGCCGCTGCGCGAGACACCACACCGGCTGGTCGTCCGCATCCACCTCGCCGAGGGCAACGCCTTCGAGGCGGTGCACGCCTTCTACGTCTACCGTGACCTGCTGCTGCGGGAACTGCGGCTGGAACCGTCGCCGGCGATGAGCGCGCTGCTCGCGGAGACCCTCGAACCGATCCGGCGGGCGAGCCGACCGACGAACGGCGCCCACCGGCACCTGGTCACGCGGGCCACGTTCCCGGCCCGCTGA
- a CDS encoding TcmI family type II polyketide cyclase, with translation MDRTLIVAKVDPSAETAVAEIFAESDTTELPRLVGVRHRSLYRLNDLYVHLLETESAGDGAVEAARNHPEFARISERLRPYISPYLPTWRSPRDAMARCFYRFDGRRP, from the coding sequence ATGGACCGAACGCTGATCGTCGCGAAGGTGGACCCGAGCGCCGAGACGGCGGTCGCCGAGATCTTCGCCGAGTCCGACACGACCGAACTGCCCCGCCTGGTGGGCGTCCGGCACCGGTCGCTGTATCGCCTGAACGACCTCTACGTGCACCTGTTGGAGACCGAGTCCGCCGGCGACGGCGCCGTGGAGGCCGCCCGGAACCATCCCGAGTTCGCCCGGATCAGCGAGCGGCTGCGCCCGTACATCTCGCCGTACCTGCCGACCTGGCGCTCGCCCCGGGACGCCATGGCCCGCTGCTTCTACCGCTTCGACGGGCGGCGGCCGTGA
- a CDS encoding acetyl-CoA carboxylase carboxyltransferase subunit alpha, translated as MTATARSSETLWSRCGGCAALLYRKRLRRNLDVCPECGLHARLAAPERVGQLVDPSSFRPLPERAVEVDPIGFVDVLPYPHRLTAARADTGLPEAVLCGTATVGGFRCALAVMDFRFLGGSLGCAVGELITRTAEEALDAGVPLILVTASGGARMQEGALSLMQMATVSQAVAALREAGLLSVSVLTDPTYGGVAASFATSTDLVLAESGARMGFAGPRVIRQVTGRSLPEGFQTAEFLLRHGQVDMVVPRHALRARLATLLAAAAAGRRLVDSGGPADPGVPADPGGPVGSGGPAAPMAAARPPQPPRAPVRDAWETVRLARHPGRPTTLDYLETTFDGFTELHGDRLGGDCPAVVGGLARLDGRHLMVVGHQKGHTTAELAARNFGMATPAGHRKALRLMRLASRLGLPVVTLVDTPGADPGVEAEEHGQAAAIAENILTLSALPTPVVTVVTGVTGEGGSGGALALAVADRVLMLQHAVYSVISPEGCAAILWPGRTAAPQAARALRLTAPDLCRLGVVDEVVPEPAGSAADDPEATARAVRQALLANLLPLLDVPAATLVEQRRRRFRRFGAARAGVRADAR; from the coding sequence GTGACCGCCACCGCGCGCTCCAGCGAGACACTGTGGTCCCGGTGCGGTGGCTGCGCCGCCCTGCTCTACCGCAAGCGGCTGCGCCGCAACCTCGACGTCTGCCCCGAGTGCGGCCTGCACGCGCGGCTCGCCGCGCCCGAGCGGGTCGGCCAGCTGGTCGACCCGTCCTCGTTCCGGCCGCTGCCCGAGCGCGCCGTCGAGGTGGACCCGATCGGCTTCGTCGACGTGCTGCCGTACCCGCACCGGCTCACCGCCGCCCGCGCCGACACCGGGTTGCCGGAGGCGGTGCTCTGCGGCACCGCCACCGTCGGCGGGTTCCGCTGTGCGCTCGCCGTGATGGACTTCCGCTTCCTCGGCGGCAGTCTCGGGTGTGCCGTCGGTGAGCTGATCACCCGTACCGCCGAGGAGGCGCTCGACGCGGGCGTACCGCTGATCCTGGTCACCGCCTCCGGCGGCGCCCGCATGCAGGAGGGCGCTCTGTCGCTGATGCAGATGGCCACGGTCAGCCAGGCGGTGGCCGCGCTGCGCGAGGCCGGGCTGCTCTCCGTCAGCGTGCTGACCGACCCCACCTACGGGGGTGTGGCGGCCTCCTTCGCCACCAGCACCGATCTGGTGCTCGCCGAGAGCGGTGCCCGGATGGGCTTCGCGGGCCCCCGGGTGATCCGCCAGGTGACCGGGCGCAGCCTGCCGGAGGGATTCCAGACGGCGGAGTTCCTGCTGCGGCACGGCCAGGTCGACATGGTGGTGCCCCGGCACGCGCTGCGCGCCCGGCTGGCGACACTGCTCGCCGCGGCGGCTGCCGGCCGCCGCCTGGTGGACTCCGGCGGGCCGGCGGACCCCGGCGTACCGGCGGACCCCGGCGGGCCGGTGGGCTCCGGCGGGCCGGCGGCGCCGATGGCGGCGGCCCGGCCACCGCAGCCACCGCGGGCACCGGTCCGCGACGCCTGGGAGACGGTACGCCTGGCCCGGCATCCCGGCCGTCCGACCACGCTGGACTATCTGGAGACCACCTTCGACGGCTTCACCGAGCTGCACGGTGACCGGCTCGGCGGCGACTGTCCGGCGGTCGTCGGTGGGCTGGCCCGGCTCGACGGCCGGCACCTGATGGTGGTCGGCCACCAGAAGGGACACACCACCGCCGAGCTGGCGGCCCGCAACTTCGGGATGGCCACCCCGGCGGGGCATCGCAAGGCCCTGCGGCTGATGCGCCTCGCCTCGCGTCTCGGCCTGCCCGTGGTGACCCTGGTGGACACGCCGGGGGCGGACCCGGGCGTCGAGGCGGAGGAGCACGGCCAGGCCGCGGCCATCGCCGAGAACATCCTGACCCTGAGCGCGCTGCCCACGCCGGTGGTGACGGTGGTGACGGGGGTGACGGGGGAGGGGGGCAGCGGCGGGGCACTGGCCCTGGCGGTCGCCGACCGGGTGCTGATGTTGCAGCACGCGGTCTACTCGGTGATCAGCCCCGAGGGCTGCGCCGCGATCCTCTGGCCGGGGCGTACGGCCGCGCCGCAGGCGGCTCGCGCGCTGCGGCTGACCGCGCCGGACCTGTGCCGGCTCGGCGTCGTCGACGAGGTGGTGCCCGAACCGGCCGGCTCGGCCGCCGACGATCCCGAGGCGACGGCCCGGGCCGTACGCCAGGCGCTGCTGGCGAACCTGTTGCCGCTGCTCGACGTGCCGGCGGCGACCCTGGTCGAGCAGCGGCGACGGCGCTTCCGCCGCTTCGGCGCCGCGCGCGCCGGTGTCCGGGCGGACGCCCGGTGA
- the accB gene encoding acetyl-CoA carboxylase biotin carboxyl carrier protein, with protein sequence MPVDAQPGDAQPLDAGTEAALAGLRRHARHLVAELAGPVRRLRLRCGDTELEVEWEWPAGPGSGSGVPSGTARAGGATAPAPIPPSAGPPSAEPATRTAVRSPMVGTFYRAAQPGAAAFVAVGDLVRPGQVVGIVEAMKLMNEVTADRAGRVTEVLVADGQPVEYDQPLVALDPA encoded by the coding sequence ATACCCGTGGACGCCCAGCCCGGTGACGCCCAGCCCTTGGACGCCGGGACCGAGGCCGCGCTGGCCGGGCTGCGTCGGCACGCCCGGCACCTCGTCGCCGAACTGGCCGGTCCGGTACGCCGGCTGCGGCTGCGCTGCGGGGACACCGAGCTGGAGGTGGAGTGGGAGTGGCCGGCCGGGCCGGGATCCGGTTCGGGCGTACCGTCCGGCACGGCGCGCGCCGGCGGCGCCACCGCCCCGGCGCCGATCCCGCCGTCCGCCGGCCCGCCCTCGGCGGAGCCCGCGACCCGTACCGCCGTGCGGTCGCCGATGGTCGGCACCTTCTACCGGGCGGCCCAGCCCGGCGCCGCGGCCTTCGTGGCGGTCGGTGACCTGGTCCGGCCCGGGCAGGTCGTCGGGATCGTCGAGGCGATGAAGCTGATGAACGAGGTCACCGCCGACCGGGCCGGACGGGTCACGGAGGTGCTGGTGGCCGACGGGCAGCCGGTGGAGTACGACCAGCCGCTGGTCGCCCTGGACCCGGCCTGA
- a CDS encoding acetyl-CoA carboxylase biotin carboxylase subunit has translation MFSKVLIANRGEIALRILRACRELGIRTAVVYSSADADSAAVRLADEAVRIGPSASRRSYLNVAAVVEAARRVGAQAVHPGYGFLSEDADFAEICADNGLTFVGPPPHVMSVLADKSSARALMSRAGLPLAPGAVQPVPTAAEAAAVAAEVGYPVIVKAAAGGGGRGMTVVRAPADLPRAYARTRAAAQAAFGDDRVYVERYLTDARHVEVQLLCDSHGNGVHLGTRDCSVQRRHQKLVEEAPAPGLSRPTLDAIAQAALRGALDVGFTGAGTVEFLVDAEERFHFLEINCRIQVEHPVTEMITGIDLVHEQFHIAAGTPLRWRQQDVRFTGVAVECRVNVEDPDRDFAPTPGRLDRFVPPGGPFTRVDTHGHTGYLVGPYYDSLLAKVAVWAPDRDLALSRLERALGEFEISGPGVRTTIPFVRRVLDDADFRKGTYSTGLVDRLIAAPPPAHPRRKR, from the coding sequence ATGTTCTCCAAGGTGCTGATCGCCAACCGTGGCGAGATCGCGCTGCGCATCCTGCGGGCCTGCCGCGAGCTGGGCATCCGTACCGCCGTGGTCTACTCCTCGGCGGACGCCGACTCGGCGGCGGTGCGGTTGGCCGACGAGGCCGTCCGGATCGGTCCCTCGGCCAGCCGACGCAGCTACCTCAACGTCGCCGCCGTGGTGGAGGCGGCCCGCCGGGTCGGTGCGCAGGCGGTGCATCCCGGCTACGGCTTCCTCTCCGAGGACGCCGACTTCGCGGAGATCTGCGCGGACAACGGACTGACCTTCGTCGGCCCGCCGCCGCACGTGATGTCCGTGCTGGCGGACAAGTCCTCCGCCCGGGCGTTGATGAGCCGCGCCGGGCTGCCCCTGGCGCCCGGCGCGGTGCAGCCGGTGCCGACGGCGGCCGAGGCCGCGGCGGTGGCCGCCGAGGTGGGCTACCCGGTCATCGTCAAGGCGGCGGCCGGGGGCGGTGGGCGGGGGATGACCGTGGTCCGCGCCCCGGCGGACCTGCCCCGGGCGTACGCGCGTACCCGCGCCGCCGCCCAGGCCGCCTTCGGCGACGACCGGGTCTACGTCGAGCGGTACCTGACCGACGCCCGGCACGTCGAGGTCCAGTTGCTCTGCGACTCCCACGGCAACGGCGTGCACCTGGGCACCCGGGACTGCTCGGTGCAGCGCCGGCACCAGAAGCTGGTCGAGGAGGCGCCCGCCCCGGGGCTGTCCCGGCCGACGCTGGACGCGATCGCGCAGGCCGCCCTGCGCGGCGCGCTCGACGTGGGCTTCACCGGTGCCGGGACGGTGGAGTTCCTGGTGGACGCCGAGGAACGGTTCCACTTCCTGGAGATCAACTGCCGGATCCAGGTGGAGCACCCGGTGACCGAGATGATCACGGGAATCGACCTGGTCCACGAGCAGTTCCACATCGCCGCCGGCACGCCGCTGCGCTGGCGCCAGCAGGACGTCCGGTTCACCGGGGTGGCGGTCGAGTGCCGGGTCAACGTGGAGGATCCGGACCGCGACTTCGCCCCCACCCCCGGTCGGCTGGACCGGTTCGTGCCACCCGGTGGCCCGTTCACCCGGGTCGACACCCACGGCCACACCGGCTACCTGGTGGGGCCGTACTACGACTCGCTGCTGGCCAAGGTCGCGGTCTGGGCGCCGGACCGCGACCTGGCGCTGAGCCGGCTGGAACGCGCGCTCGGCGAGTTCGAGATCTCCGGCCCCGGGGTCCGCACCACCATCCCGTTCGTCCGCCGGGTGCTCGACGACGCCGACTTCCGCAAGGGGACCTACTCCACCGGCCTGGTCGACCGACTGATCGCCGCACCGCCCCCCGCACATCCCAGGAGGAAACGATGA